The Corvus moneduloides isolate bCorMon1 chromosome 18, bCorMon1.pri, whole genome shotgun sequence genome window below encodes:
- the TMEM119 gene encoding transmembrane protein 119, protein MAAEELMPSPSWDPFRTEGPLSVVKGRMKGLIPAPQALHSPSAGQCCDPTAAAVPGRVGGPGPPPTSAAVCLLWINGNQIVQPGKSLEAKSCCWSPSRSAELLAWEFSNQPNDRCLEPGAGSSPGPLDLSNPTQLASSCALGKQTEPLALSGQENRSCLSTSIRKLRSPARIPGTGSAMGAWLLLLVLLAVAPAQAAAPRHRPVLPEPAGSGDGDEASATLPAQPVTPRISPTVGDAPGTTVTNSSAPGVLDGLVDFFKEYLLLVVVVGSLSFVLLFIICAAVIVRQKHKASAYYPSSFPKKKYVDERDKSGGARAFSEVPEKAPEAGAEEPLDGSRQLQADILAAAQNLKSPPKAPLANGARDEHNSPQEEEEEEEEEKEGRKKVGDEQPKPPAQNPGAEEEASAGGKETPDASQDGSQAPSGI, encoded by the exons ATGGCTGCCGAGGAATTGATGCCGTCCCCATCCTGGGACCCCTTTCGCACCGAGGGGCCCCTGTCTGTGGTGAAGGGGAGGATGAAGGGGCTCATCCCAGCCCCCCAAGCCCTTCATTCTCCCAGTGCTGGTCAGTGCTGTGACCCCACAGCCGCAGCAGTGCCCGGAAGGGTCGGGGGTCCAGGGCCACCTCCCACCTCTGCTGCCGTTTGTTTGCTCTGGATTAATGGAAACCAGATTGTGCAGCCGGGAAAGAGCCTGGAAgccaaatcctgctgctggagtCCCTCCcggtctgcagagctgctggcttgG GAATTCTCTAATCAGCCAAATGACCGTTGTCTGGAGCcgggtgctggcagcagccccggTCCCCTGGACTTGAGCAATCCCACCCAGCTGGCTTCCAGCTGCGCCCTTGGAAAACAAACGGAGCCCCTCGCTCTGTCGGGGCAAGAAAACCGGAGCTGCCTTTCTACTTCCATAAGGAAACTCAG GTCCCCTGCACGAATCCCGGGAACGGGCTCGGCCATGGGTGCGTGGTTGCTGCTCTTGGTGCTGCTGGCGGTGGCCCCGGCACAGGCGGCAGCCCCGCGGCACCGCCCGGTGCTGCCGGAGCCCGCGGGCAGCGGGGACGGGGACGAGGCGTCGGCCACGCTGCCCGCCCAGCCCGTGACCCCCCGGATCAGCCCCACGGTGGGGGACGCGCCGGGGACCACGGTGACCAACAGCTCGGCGCCGGGTGTGCTGGACGGGCTGGTGGACTTCTTCAAGGAGtacctgctgctggtggtggtggtgggctCACTGTCCTTCGTCCTCCTCTTCATCATCTGCGCTGCCGTCATCGTCCGGCAGAAGCACAAGGCCTCCGCCTACTatccctcctcctttcccaagAAAAAATACGTGGATGAGCGGGACAAGTCGGGGGGAGCACGGGCGTTCAGCGAGGTGCCCGAGAAAGCGCCCGAGGCCGGCGCGGAGGAGCCGCTGGATGGCAGCCGGCAGCTCCAGGCGGAcatcctggctgctgcccagaaCCTCAAATCCCCCCCCAAGGCACCGCTGGCCAATGGGGCCCGGGATGAGCACAATTCCcctcaggaggaggaggaggaggaggaggaagagaaggaaggaaggaagaaggtgGGGGATGAGCAACCCAAGCCCCCTGCCCAAAATCCCGGTGCGGAGGAAGAGGCGAGCGCAGGAGGCAAGGAGACCCCTGATGCATCCCAGGATGGCTCCCAGGCCCCCTCTGGAATCTGA
- the ISCU gene encoding iron-sulfur cluster assembly enzyme ISCU, mitochondrial, with product MAALRAAGAALLRPRPGPAPAALGYHKKVVDHYENPRNVGSLDRNAKNVGTGLVGAPACGDVMKLQVEVDENGRIVDARFKTFGCGSAIASSSLATEWVKGKTVDEALKIKNTDIAKELCLPPVKLHCSMLAEDAIKAALADYKLKQDSSKESDKKADNA from the exons ATGGCGGCGCTgagggcggcgggggcggcgctgctgcggccccggcccgggccGGCCCCAGCCGCGCTGGGCTACCACAAGAAG GTGGTGGATCACTACGAGAACCCGCGCAACGTCGGCTCCCTGGACCGCAATGCCAAGAACGTGGGCACCGGCCTGGTGGGCGCCCCGGCCTGCGGCGATGTCATGAAGCTGCAG GTGGAAGTGGACGAGAACGGCAGGATTGTGGATGCCCGCTTCAAAACCTTCGGCTGCGGCTCGGCCATCGCCTCCAGCTCGCTGGCCACGGAGTGGGTCAAAGGGAAAACG GTTGACGAAGCGCTGAAAATCAAGAACACAGATATTGCCAAGGAACTCTGCCTTCCCCCTGTCAAACTGCACTGCTCCA tgCTGGCTGAAGACGCCATCAAGGCTGCCTTGGCTGATTACAAACTGAAGCAGGATTCGAGCAAAGAATCCGACAAAAAAGCCGACAATGCCTGA